The following coding sequences lie in one Pelobacter seleniigenes DSM 18267 genomic window:
- a CDS encoding phosphatidylserine decarboxylase family protein, with the protein MQNQNQPIAREGYPFIALFGFITLIFALLGWTFLTLLLLALTLFVVYFFRNPERVVPSGEKIVVAPADGKVIFVGEVDEERYFKERVIKVSIFMSVFNVHVNRVPFPGKVVDMYYQKGDFINASYDKASDHNEQAGILLEANNGQRLLFVQIAGLVARRIVTYPVIGDLLQRGARYGLIRFGSRVDIYFPQHSDVTVTLGERTVAGETILGTLP; encoded by the coding sequence ATGCAAAACCAAAATCAGCCGATCGCGCGTGAAGGCTATCCCTTTATTGCCCTGTTCGGTTTCATTACCCTGATTTTTGCCTTGCTGGGGTGGACGTTCCTGACCCTGTTGCTGCTGGCGCTGACCCTGTTTGTGGTCTATTTTTTCCGAAATCCGGAACGGGTGGTGCCGAGCGGAGAGAAGATTGTCGTTGCTCCGGCCGACGGCAAGGTTATTTTTGTCGGCGAGGTTGATGAAGAGCGCTACTTCAAGGAGCGAGTCATCAAGGTCAGTATTTTCATGTCGGTGTTCAATGTGCATGTCAATCGCGTACCCTTTCCGGGGAAAGTGGTCGATATGTATTATCAAAAGGGTGATTTCATCAATGCCTCCTATGACAAGGCGAGTGATCACAATGAGCAGGCTGGGATTCTGTTGGAAGCCAACAACGGTCAGCGCTTGCTGTTTGTACAAATTGCCGGACTGGTTGCCCGCCGGATCGTGACCTATCCGGTTATCGGCGATCTTTTGCAACGTGGCGCTCGTTACGGTCTGATCCGATTCGGGTCGCGGGTCGATATCTATTTTCCTCAACATAGTGATGTGACCGTTACTTTGGGTGAACGGACCGTCGCCGGTGAGACAATTTTAGGGACTTTACCTTGA
- the ilvN gene encoding acetolactate synthase small subunit: MKHTISVLVENEFGVLSRISSLFSGRGFNIESLSVAPTLDPDTSRMTIVTHGDDRIIEQITKQLNKLISTIKVVNFTGADFIERELALIKVATEAETRAEALRIVDIFRAKVIDVTPRSYTIEITGSPKKIDGILELLRPMGIKEVVRSGPVVIGRGAKGVAG; the protein is encoded by the coding sequence ATGAAACATACGATTTCAGTTCTGGTGGAAAATGAGTTCGGTGTGTTGTCACGGATTTCGAGCTTGTTTTCCGGGCGTGGCTTTAATATAGAAAGTCTGTCAGTTGCACCGACCCTGGATCCTGACACATCGCGTATGACCATCGTGACCCATGGTGATGACAGGATCATAGAACAGATCACCAAGCAGTTGAATAAGCTGATTTCAACGATTAAAGTGGTCAATTTTACCGGGGCCGATTTTATCGAGCGGGAGCTGGCCCTGATCAAGGTGGCGACCGAAGCGGAAACGCGGGCCGAGGCATTGCGCATCGTCGATATCTTTCGTGCAAAAGTCATTGACGTAACGCCTCGATCCTATACCATTGAAATTACCGGCTCGCCGAAAAAAATCGATGGTATACTGGAGCTGCTCAGGCCGATGGGGATCAAGGAAGTTGTCCGTTCCGGGCCCGTGGTTATCGGTCGTGGAGCCAAGGGTGTGGCGGGCTGA
- the pssA gene encoding CDP-diacylglycerol--serine O-phosphatidyltransferase, whose protein sequence is MSEDDTLRSEKRENLRKGVYLLPNLITAGGIFAGFYVIIASTSGNYQRAAWFIMLAAIFDGLDGKVARLTGTASKFGVELDSLADVISFGVAPGVLLYEWALRPFGKLGWLAAFLYVICGALRLARFNVQVSTVESRRFIGLPIPAAACIVATCVLLFYELGGTGTIKMVSMVVLVFLLAFLMVSNIKYLSLKDPELFKRQPFMMLVLAIILLIVIVAKPEVMLFLIGMAYMVSGPLMHYFGRRKGAVKEAVVPSDD, encoded by the coding sequence TTGAGCGAAGACGATACTTTACGGAGTGAAAAGCGCGAAAACTTGCGCAAGGGTGTGTATCTGCTGCCCAACCTGATTACCGCCGGGGGGATTTTTGCCGGTTTCTACGTTATCATTGCCTCCACCAGTGGGAATTATCAGCGTGCGGCTTGGTTTATCATGTTGGCCGCCATTTTTGACGGGCTCGATGGTAAAGTGGCTCGCCTGACCGGTACGGCCAGCAAATTCGGGGTCGAACTGGACTCTCTGGCGGATGTCATCTCCTTCGGGGTGGCTCCCGGGGTTTTGCTGTATGAATGGGCGCTGCGGCCGTTCGGCAAACTCGGCTGGCTGGCCGCGTTTCTGTACGTGATCTGCGGAGCGTTGCGGCTGGCGCGTTTCAATGTCCAGGTTTCCACGGTTGAGTCGCGGCGTTTTATCGGTCTGCCCATCCCGGCCGCAGCCTGCATTGTCGCGACCTGTGTGCTGCTGTTTTATGAGCTGGGAGGAACCGGCACCATTAAAATGGTTTCCATGGTTGTGTTGGTCTTTCTATTGGCGTTTTTAATGGTCAGCAACATCAAGTACCTGTCACTTAAAGACCCGGAGCTGTTCAAGCGTCAGCCCTTTATGATGCTGGTGCTGGCGATTATCCTGCTGATAGTGATTGTGGCCAAACCTGAAGTGATGCTGTTCCTCATCGGCATGGCTTATATGGTGTCCGGTCCCCTGATGCACTACTTCGGACGACGCAAGGGGGCGGTCAAAGAGGCCGTGGTGCCGTCCGACGATTGA
- the ilvB gene encoding biosynthetic-type acetolactate synthase large subunit: protein MELTGSQILLECLKLEGIDTVFGYPGGAVINIYDDLYDSTIRHILTRHEQAAVHAADGYARCTGKVGVVIATSGPGATNTVTGIATAYMDSVPMVIITGQVPTPLIGNDAFQEADICGMTRTCTKHNFLIKDIRDLARTIKEAFYIARTGRPGPVLIDFPKDIQVTKYKFSYPDRVSLRGYKPTYNGNFRQIEKAAKLILSARKPLLYIGGGINLSAANDELLKLVEQTRIPVATTLMAMSAFPQGHPSALGMLGMHGTFYANMSVAECDLLIAVGARFDDRVTGRIDCFAEKAKIIHVDIDPTSIHKNVAVDLPIVGDLKDVLGKLSGSLNHKQELLEDMIEASKPWREQIAGWKERHPMEYQGSDSIIKPQFVIEKIRELTADDAIIATEVGQHQMWTAQFFQFSRPRTFLTSGGLGTMGFGLPAALGAQVAFPDRQVIDISGDGSFQMNSQELASLVQHQLPVKIAILNNNYLGMVRQWQQMFFNERYSQTPMELPIDFVKLAEAYGATGLEASRPEEVAPTIKKALATAGPVLMNFKVARDENVLPMVPAGKAIHEMVLAS, encoded by the coding sequence CGCCATGAACAGGCGGCGGTACATGCCGCAGACGGTTATGCACGCTGTACGGGCAAGGTTGGCGTTGTGATCGCCACCAGCGGGCCCGGGGCGACCAATACGGTGACCGGGATTGCCACTGCCTATATGGATTCGGTGCCCATGGTAATTATTACCGGGCAGGTGCCGACGCCGCTGATCGGCAATGACGCTTTTCAGGAAGCCGACATCTGCGGCATGACCAGAACCTGTACCAAGCACAATTTCCTGATCAAGGATATCCGTGATCTGGCCCGCACCATCAAAGAGGCTTTTTATATTGCCCGAACGGGTCGTCCCGGGCCGGTATTGATCGATTTCCCAAAAGACATTCAGGTCACCAAATACAAATTTTCCTATCCCGACCGGGTGAGTCTGCGTGGCTACAAGCCGACCTATAACGGGAACTTCCGGCAGATCGAGAAAGCGGCCAAGCTCATTCTGTCGGCCCGTAAACCGCTGCTCTATATTGGCGGTGGAATCAACCTTTCGGCCGCCAACGATGAGCTGCTCAAACTGGTCGAACAGACCAGGATTCCGGTGGCAACGACCTTGATGGCCATGTCGGCGTTTCCTCAGGGCCATCCGTCGGCTCTCGGTATGCTGGGAATGCATGGGACCTTCTATGCCAATATGTCGGTTGCCGAATGTGATCTGCTGATTGCCGTAGGCGCCAGGTTTGATGATCGCGTCACCGGCCGCATCGACTGTTTTGCCGAAAAAGCCAAAATTATCCATGTCGATATCGACCCGACCTCGATCCACAAGAATGTTGCGGTCGATCTGCCTATAGTCGGCGATCTGAAGGATGTTCTGGGAAAACTTTCCGGCAGTCTGAATCATAAGCAGGAATTGCTGGAAGATATGATCGAGGCGAGCAAGCCCTGGCGGGAGCAGATTGCCGGCTGGAAAGAGCGGCACCCGATGGAGTATCAGGGTTCCGATTCCATCATCAAGCCGCAGTTTGTCATCGAAAAAATCAGGGAGTTGACTGCGGACGATGCCATCATTGCCACCGAAGTTGGTCAGCACCAGATGTGGACAGCTCAGTTTTTTCAATTCAGCAGACCGCGCACCTTCCTGACCTCCGGTGGTCTCGGCACCATGGGCTTCGGGTTGCCGGCGGCTCTTGGCGCCCAAGTCGCTTTTCCCGACCGGCAGGTCATCGATATCTCGGGAGACGGTTCGTTTCAGATGAATTCCCAGGAACTGGCGTCGTTGGTGCAACATCAACTGCCGGTGAAAATTGCCATCTTGAATAACAATTATCTGGGCATGGTTCGGCAGTGGCAGCAGATGTTTTTTAATGAACGTTACAGCCAGACCCCCATGGAACTGCCCATCGATTTTGTCAAATTGGCTGAGGCATACGGTGCGACCGGGCTTGAGGCAAGTCGACCGGAAGAGGTGGCGCCGACCATTAAAAAGGCCCTCGCCACCGCCGGGCCGGTACTGATGAATTTCAAGGTTGCTCGTGACGAAAATGTCCTGCCCATGGTACCTGCGGGTAAGGCAATCCATGAAATGGTTCTGGCTTCCTAA